Sequence from the Acidimicrobiia bacterium genome:
ATCGCCTGGTTGACCATCAACCCGGCGTCCCCGGCCAGGACCACCTCCACCTCTATCCCGGTCTGCTCGGTGAACTCGGCGAGGACCTCATCGCTCACGGCGAAGAAGTCGTGCGCCAGCAGGGTCACCTTCCCGGTCCCGTCGCCGCATGCGGCGACGACCAGGAGCAGGGCCCAGAAGGCGATCTGGCGTCTCATCTCCCACCTCCTACGTGGATCACGAAGGCGACCCCGTCGAGCACTTCGATCTCGGCGGTATCGCCGGTCATCTCGTTGCTCACTGCGCGGGTGCTCCCGAGGGGAAGCGGCTCGCCTTCGAGAGCCCAGCGAAGGCCGCCGGTGGTGACGGAGCATGTACCGGACACAGGCACGATCGACACCAGGTCCCCGGGACGCCCCGAGATCAGGTGCTTCCCTCGGACGGGTTTCGCACGGGCCGGGCCCACCCACCATTCGGGGCCGATGGCGGCGTGCCGGTCGGCGGCGATCACCCCGGCGTTGGCCAGGACGTGGTCCAGCCTGTCGTTGCCACCCCCTCCGAGCACGATGGTCCGAGTCGCCGCCCTTTCGGCTGCGCCGTGCAGGGCGAGGTCGAGGTCGGTGGCGTCCTTGTCGACCGGATGCGACTCCAGCGTCGCGCCCGACTCCACGGCCCCTGCCACCGCCCGAGGGTCGGCGGAGTCGAAGTCCCCGATCACCACGTCGACCCGCAGACCGAGGGCCGCAGCCACATCGGCCCCGGAGTCGGCTGCGATGACGAGATCGGCCGGGGGGAGGGCCCCCTCGGGCGCCCCGGAACCCCCGGTGAGTATCAGGCAGAGCCGGTCCATCACGTCTCCCTCCGCTGGCATTACCCAGTTCAGGTTCTTCGGGTCGGTGGCAGGGCCACCCTCTCAGCTCGACGAGCTCCCCGGAGTGTGCGCCCATTGTAGGCAGCGGGC
This genomic interval carries:
- a CDS encoding thiamine diphosphokinase yields the protein MDRLCLILTGGSGAPEGALPPADLVIAADSGADVAAALGLRVDVVIGDFDSADPRAVAGAVESGATLESHPVDKDATDLDLALHGAAERAATRTIVLGGGGNDRLDHVLANAGVIAADRHAAIGPEWWVGPARAKPVRGKHLISGRPGDLVSIVPVSGTCSVTTGGLRWALEGEPLPLGSTRAVSNEMTGDTAEIEVLDGVAFVIHVGGGR